In Pyrodictium occultum, the genomic window GCGTTGGAGGCAGTCGGGGACGCCATGCTTGTAGGCTGGGAGCCTAGAGGTAGTTGGCTCGAGAACTATGATGCTATAAAGGATATAGTTTGTGGCAGGCCCGGCCTCATACATGTTGTTGACATTCTTAGAAGGCCGCCGGTTGTATGTGAGGGACAAGAGCTACTATATTTCCGTCTTCATGGCCTCGGGGGGAGGGAGGTGAACTACCGGTACAAGTATAGAGATGAGGACCTGGCCAGGCTTGCATCCATCCTGGCCAGCATATTAGAGGAGTATGACAGTGTAAGGGAAGTCTATGTTATGTTTAACAATATCTATATGGGGGAGGATGCCCAGAGGTTTAGGGAGATAGCCGCGGGCATGGGACTCCGGGTAATCTAGTCCAGCTACCTACCTGGTACCCTGGGGCCACTCAGCCGGTGGTATTGCTCTTCACAGCCCGCGCGCTCCAGGCGGGTAGAGCTGCATCACAGCGGCCCCCAGGGTACTAAGGTGCCCGGAAAATAGTGAAAGCCTGCCCATCCCTACAAACCTATTCCCGGGGCAGGGTGGTCTACGTTGACCTTCAGGGCGGTCTATCCTGCAGCTACGAAGTTTAAGTACATAGTCCAGTCGATAGTTAAGGTTATGGATGAGATACCCTTCACAGCGACCCATGAAGGGCTCGATGTGAGAACGCTGACCCCTGACAAGACTACAATGATTGTAATGAGACTCCCAGTAACGACGTTCGAGGAGTACGAGCTCACGGAGGATAAGAAGACGTTTATAGTACCCTCTGACGAGCTTAACCGTATAGCCAAGAGGGGTACCCGTAACGATCTTGTAGAGCTTAAGCTCGACGAGGAGCATCGCCGTCTCGAAGTGAACTTCATAGATAAGAAGACGGGTGTTGTGAGAAGCTTCTACGTGCCGCTGAGGGAGGGTGTTGTCGAGGAGCTGAGCGAGCCCCAGGTAGAGCTTACAGTCACTGCCAGAATGGTTGCCGACGACTTCAAAAACATTATAAATGATGCCAAGGTGGTGAGCGATGAAGTGGAGTTCAGCAGCTACGAGGATAGAATGGAGGTTTATGCGGAGTCCGCTCAGAAACGCTATCATGGTGTATTCCGTGTAGGCGAGCTCCTCATCAGCCTAGAGGTTGAGGGTAGCACTCCCGTGAAGGCTAAGTACTCTATAGACTTGCTGAAGGCCAGTGTAAAGGCGACATCTGCTGCAGACACCGTGACCATCCAGTACGGGGAAGCTCTCCCTATGAGGATAAGCTTCGATCTACCCAGCGGCGGGCTGCTGATATACTGGGTGTCACCGAGAATATAGCTAGGTATGGCTGCATTCTAAAATGTAAAATGCTAGGGCGACTCAAGCCTTTTCAACAACTCTTCTAGCGCCTTCTTGGCCTCAGTCCTCTCCTCCTGCCTCCTTCTCGCGTAGAGCCTGCGCAGCTTTGGAAACCATACAGGCTTCGGGCAGATACTGCGCTCGGGACAGGCTAGGCAGCAGTAGGGGCAGACATTCCGCTCACTGTGAAGCCAGCACTGCTTCACTGGGTAGTGGCGCCCGCATATACTGCAGCGCTCCCAGAATATGCTCAATACTTCAAGCACCCGGTACGGTGTATGCCCCCGCGTCCCAAGCTATAAATGCCATGAGGCCCCGGGTTGACTAGATAGGGTTTATCCCGGGTGTCTCCGCGCTGTACTGGCGACGGCTGACCGATGAGTAGCCAGTAATCGCGGCGGGGCACAGCTCTCGGGGCTCTGCCGCCCCGTGGTGTAGGCTGGCACGAGGGATGATGCCGTAGCCGCCTTGTGCGGTATAAGAGTTATTTGCGCGTTAACTCTGGGCTAGCTGGGATGCCTCCATGCAGCGCGTAGTGGTAGAGGTCGATATGGCTAAGTACAAGATGGTGGATCTTCCAGGCGATGAAGCTCTAAAACTTCTAGAAAAGATTGGTGAGCTTAGAGGTGGGCTTACGCCGGATATGCAGGAGGTTATAAGGTATATTAGGAATTTCGACGAGTTCTACACGTATATGCGCAAGAAGTTCAAGGACTATATTGCGCCGCCGCACAAGCCGGAAGACTATATCAGGGGTGCAGTAGTTGTGGACAAGATCAAGCTCTATAAGGAGGACGAGGAGAAACGGGTTGTAATAGTGTTTGATAGGAGAGTAGACGTTGACATCATTGTCGACGCGCTACGGGCGCTGGGCTACAAGGTCGAAATAAAGAAGGTGTTTTAGCTTGCAGGCCCGGAGGTTATGCAGGCTATTTCCTTCTACGTCTCCTACCCAGGGTAGGCACTTTCACCGCACTAAGCATGCTAGTGGCTTCGGCCTTCCCGACCTCCCCCTTTACATACTTCTCAAGTATCTCTGTGCGCTTAACCATGGCCTCGAGGAGAGCTGCGTTAATATCGATAGCCTCCTCCTCAACTTCTTCCTCACTCTCGTGGGCCTTCTCGCTGACTTCCTCGAATACCTCCTCCGACATTGCCGCCCTCACCCTAGCGTACCCGCCATCCCCCGGGTTTCCGGCAATAAACTCTTACCTAAACCTCTTCAATCACAACTCCCGGATAGTGATCACCGAGCAATATTTACTAGCAGTGGCGCGTCTAACCCTACATCGCCTACAACCACGTAGCCTTTCGGCAGCCTCGCTATTGTGTAAGCGAGCGCCTCTGGGGAGTCGTCGGCAGAGTTCTTCGAGATGGCCTCTGCCGCGAATTTTGCCTCTGCAGGATCTGTATGCCTAAGGCATATCACTGTACCCATGTTGGCCGCCACTGTCTTATCTATCTCGCTCGCTCTCTGGGTTACAAGAACTAGCATTACCCCATACTTCCTAAGCTCAGCAGCTATGAGGGCTACTATGTTACGTTTTCTCGTCTTGCGCGCGAAGAGGTGTGCCTCGTCTATAAGGAGTATGTAGCGCAGCTTGTCCGAGGGGCCTAGCCTCTTAACCATGTAGTACAGTTTGTAAAGTAAGGTGTCCGTGTATAGTATCATTTGCTCCCTCGTAGCCAGCCGGGATAGGTCAAAGACTATGGCTGCTGTCCTGCTGCCAGGCAGGGGGAACGGCACACTGCTCCCTCCGAATGCCGTGGCTAGGGACGACAGGTACATAGCTACTATGCCGGCCCTGGGCTCCTTCTTGGCCATACCCTCTAGTATCTTCACTACGTCGGTAATTGTTGGCAGCTTCCTGTTCCACGTTGAGGGATCGTCCTCCCTTATCCCGGCATTCTCGTAGGCGAGCAGGATGGCTTCTTCGAGTATTCTAGACTGTATCGGGCCCAGCTGGTAGAGCTCTGCTATGAGTTCTACAAGCTCCAATGCCCTCTCTCGGGGGCTTTGCCCTGTGAAGTCAAGGGGGTTGGGTGCCTCCTTGGAGGCGTCTACTATCCTCACGCCGGGTACCCCGCCGAGCATTGTGGAGTATTCTCCATGGGGGTCTATGACCAGCAGTATTGGGCTCTTGGCTTCCTCCAGTATTGATCTTGCTAGCCGGATTGCTGTGGACGACTTGCCCGCCCCCGTCGTTCCTGTTATCAGCACGTGAGGGTTCTCTCGTGTTGTGGCTGTGGCCAGGCGGTAGTCCACCCTCGGGTAGCTCGGCGCCCACCAGGCGCCTGTTATCGGCTGCGTCTGTGTTATAGTGTAGCGTATGGTGGGGGCATAAACCATCACGGCTTCAAGGACGCCTAGCCGGTAGCCGGTGCGCTCGGCGAGCCTTAGTGTAGTGGGTAGTGCTTCGACGGGGAGTACTGATACCATTGCCACTAGCAGCAGTGGTTGTGGCAAGGCGAGCGCGGCGACGAGCACCGGGAGGAGGAGGCCGGCTGTTAACGTGTCTAACGAGGATACAAGGGACACCGGTACTGCGAGGACCGCTGATGAGAGAAGCAGTGCCTGGTAGAGGCTCTGCCCGATGTAGTTTACCGGGTTCACCATCTCCTCTACAGGGAAGGCCAGCAGGGATGAAGTTATCAGTATGATGGCTGCATTTCTGCGTGCCGTGCAGAGGCTGTATTCCAGCAGGCTCGGCTTAATAGCCTGTAGGAGGTTCCTTGCCGCCACATCTATGTATGGCCTTGAGCGTATCAGCGATACAAGTCTCGCTATGAATACAGCTCCCGAGGCTACTAGAGCCAAGAGTAGGGGTATGTCTGAAGCAAAGCCTCTCCAGAGAGCCTCGATGCCGCCTTGGAGTGTGCCGGCCTGGCTCGTCCCGGGTTTTGAAATGCTTGATGCGAGCGAGTAGATGCCTATAGCCGCGTTGTGCAGCAGCGCGATTACCGCTATGGCGAGGGATCTTGAGAGGAGTGCAGCTACTACAGCTATGAGCGTCATCGATGATGTATAGCCTGTAGAGCCGCCCCAGGCGCTGAGGAGCGTGGAGACCAGCGAAAGTAATACTAGCGCTAGCACCCATGAACGGACTCTGGCGGTGGCGTCCAAGCCCCTGGCCCCTGGTGGTGGCCCGGAGCACCGGCTGCGGCCTAAGGGTGAAATAGTATACTATGACCAGGCGTAGTGATGGAAGAATCCGGGGCGCCTTCCGGCTGCTGCACCCCGTTCTCCAGAAGGTGCTAGCCCGCTATGGGTACATAAGGCTGACCGAGATTCAGGAGAAGGTGATACCGGAGGTTCTGCGCGGCAACCATGTGCTAGCGATAGCCCCCACGGGTAGCGGGAAGACTGAGGCAGCCCTCTTCCCGGTTTTCTCGAGCCTTATAGGTGCCCGGCCTGGCAGCGTGTACGCTGTCTACATAACCCCCTTGCGCAGCCTTAACCGCGACATATTCAAGCGCATGAAGTCTATAGCGGCAGCTATCGGGCTCGAGCTAGTGGTACGTCACGGCGACAGCACGGCTAGCGAGAAGAAGAGGTTCCTCGAGAACCCTCCGCACATAATGGTTACCACTCCGGAGTCCTTCTACTTCCTCCTGAGTGTCGATCGATTCCGCCAGAGTATAAGGGGGCTCAAATACATAATAGTTGACGAAGCACATGAGCTTGTCTCGGATAAGCGTGGTGCAGAGCTATCCCTGGCCATAGAGAGAGTGGCTAGACTCTATGCTAGGTCAAGGCTTCAGATAATAGGTCTCTCCGCTACTGTCAGCGACCCCTTCACCATTGCAAGGCTTCTCGCGGGCGATAGGTATGTACGCATCGTAGAGGCCGACGGCGCTAAGCGATACCATGTAACGGTTACGGCACCGCCGGCCTCTACGAGTGGTGATCCACAGAGAGAGCTTGCCTCAAGGATAGCGATAATAAAGAGGATAATAGAGGGGACTGGAGGCAATGTTCTGGTGTTCACAAACACGCGAGACACTGCCGAGGTACTAGGTGCCCTGCTCAAGCAGGCTCTCGGCGAGAATGCAGTAGAGGTTCATCACGGTAGTCTAAGCCGTGAGAGGAGGGTTGATGTTGAGCAGAGGCTCCGAAGCGGTGAAGTGAAGGCTGTTGTGGCCACGTCAAGCCTCGAGCTGGGTATAGATGTTGGCGCGGTAAGCAGGGTTATCCAGTACATGTCTCCGAGGCAGGTTGTGAAGCTTGTTCAGCGCGTAGGCAGGGCGGGGCACCGAGTGTCGGATGTGTCTAGGGGCGTT contains:
- a CDS encoding DNA polymerase sliding clamp — protein: MTFRAVYPAATKFKYIVQSIVKVMDEIPFTATHEGLDVRTLTPDKTTMIVMRLPVTTFEEYELTEDKKTFIVPSDELNRIAKRGTRNDLVELKLDEEHRRLEVNFIDKKTGVVRSFYVPLREGVVEELSEPQVELTVTARMVADDFKNIINDAKVVSDEVEFSSYEDRMEVYAESAQKRYHGVFRVGELLISLEVEGSTPVKAKYSIDLLKASVKATSAADTVTIQYGEALPMRISFDLPSGGLLIYWVSPRI
- a CDS encoding RNA polymerase subunit Rpo13, with amino-acid sequence MSEEVFEEVSEKAHESEEEVEEEAIDINAALLEAMVKRTEILEKYVKGEVGKAEATSMLSAVKVPTLGRRRRRK
- a CDS encoding ATP-binding protein, which produces MLALVLLSLVSTLLSAWGGSTGYTSSMTLIAVVAALLSRSLAIAVIALLHNAAIGIYSLASSISKPGTSQAGTLQGGIEALWRGFASDIPLLLALVASGAVFIARLVSLIRSRPYIDVAARNLLQAIKPSLLEYSLCTARRNAAIILITSSLLAFPVEEMVNPVNYIGQSLYQALLLSSAVLAVPVSLVSSLDTLTAGLLLPVLVAALALPQPLLLVAMVSVLPVEALPTTLRLAERTGYRLGVLEAVMVYAPTIRYTITQTQPITGAWWAPSYPRVDYRLATATTRENPHVLITGTTGAGKSSTAIRLARSILEEAKSPILLVIDPHGEYSTMLGGVPGVRIVDASKEAPNPLDFTGQSPRERALELVELIAELYQLGPIQSRILEEAILLAYENAGIREDDPSTWNRKLPTITDVVKILEGMAKKEPRAGIVAMYLSSLATAFGGSSVPFPLPGSRTAAIVFDLSRLATREQMILYTDTLLYKLYYMVKRLGPSDKLRYILLIDEAHLFARKTRKRNIVALIAAELRKYGVMLVLVTQRASEIDKTVAANMGTVICLRHTDPAEAKFAAEAISKNSADDSPEALAYTIARLPKGYVVVGDVGLDAPLLVNIAR